The following proteins are encoded in a genomic region of Thiomonas sp. X19:
- a CDS encoding ABC transporter substrate-binding protein, producing MHEEDKSGGDFARRDFLKITGAAGLAALLARPQPSWAASEVPIKIGMVDPITSTFAALGHSEIKGAKFAEAEINKSGGILGRPLQLLVEDGAGNPGTSVDKVSRLVSQDKVDFLMGTVNSASSLAVSQFAAQHNKLFLCTGGHVDSLTGKECKSTTFRTCSTTWMLTAGDFEAISSKFGKKWYFLTTDYAFGQSEQADYTTQLKKVGGTVVGAALAPVGTTDFSSFLIDVKAKAPQVLCLLLAGNDQVNCMKQIAQFGINKDIAVAGALFELEQAQALPEAARYGWWTMEWYWNQPKTPHVADFVKRFSAANNGEYPSARVWFGYASTYALKLAAEKAKSTETAKVVKAMEGLVLPPEIALQPGNVFYRPQDHQLMLGMFPGHVIQTGKYPNLFNVTGIVPGEKIALPPSETGCVLPRA from the coding sequence ATGCATGAAGAGGACAAGAGCGGCGGTGATTTCGCCCGCCGTGATTTTTTGAAAATCACCGGAGCGGCTGGGTTGGCCGCATTGCTCGCCAGACCGCAACCCAGTTGGGCCGCGAGCGAAGTGCCGATCAAGATCGGTATGGTCGATCCCATCACCAGCACCTTCGCCGCGCTGGGGCATAGCGAGATCAAGGGCGCCAAATTCGCCGAAGCCGAGATCAACAAATCCGGCGGCATTCTCGGGCGGCCGCTGCAGCTCCTGGTCGAAGACGGCGCCGGCAACCCCGGCACCAGCGTCGACAAGGTGTCGCGGCTGGTGAGCCAGGACAAGGTCGACTTCCTCATGGGCACGGTGAATTCGGCATCGTCGCTGGCGGTGTCGCAGTTCGCGGCGCAGCACAACAAGCTGTTCCTGTGTACCGGCGGCCACGTCGACAGCCTGACCGGCAAGGAGTGCAAGAGCACCACGTTCCGCACCTGCTCGACGACCTGGATGCTGACCGCCGGAGACTTCGAGGCCATCTCCTCGAAGTTCGGCAAGAAGTGGTACTTCCTCACCACCGATTACGCCTTCGGCCAGTCCGAGCAGGCCGACTACACCACCCAACTGAAGAAAGTGGGGGGCACCGTGGTGGGTGCGGCGCTGGCGCCGGTGGGAACCACGGACTTCTCCTCTTTCCTGATCGACGTGAAGGCCAAGGCGCCGCAGGTCCTGTGTCTGCTGCTGGCCGGGAACGACCAGGTCAACTGCATGAAGCAGATCGCGCAGTTCGGCATCAACAAGGACATCGCCGTGGCGGGTGCCCTGTTCGAGCTGGAACAGGCGCAAGCCCTGCCGGAAGCCGCGCGCTACGGCTGGTGGACCATGGAGTGGTACTGGAATCAGCCCAAGACGCCGCATGTGGCCGACTTCGTCAAGCGCTTCTCCGCGGCGAACAATGGCGAATATCCCTCTGCCCGCGTCTGGTTCGGCTATGCCTCGACCTACGCCCTGAAACTGGCAGCGGAAAAGGCCAAGTCGACTGAAACGGCCAAGGTGGTGAAAGCCATGGAGGGCTTGGTGCTGCCGCCCGAAATTGCGTTGCAACCGGGTAACGTGTTCTACCGGCCGCAGGATCACCAGCTCATGCTGGGGATGTTCCCAGGCCACGTGATCCAGACCGGCAAGTACCCCAACTTGTTCAATGTCACGGGAATCGTCCCGGGCGAGAAAATCGCCTTGCCGCCTTCCGAGACCGGTTGCGTGCTGCCGCGCGCCTGA
- a CDS encoding ABC transporter ATP-binding protein: MSLLELQSVSRRFGALQALSDISLTVGQGELRAVIGPNGAGKTTLFNLISGFFPPSGGSILFDGKPITKVNPASLVQQGIIRTFQITEIFLSLSVLENLRIAAEVAMGVSHRPWMTRALRTRIDERVQELMHTVGIASKADRIAGELSHGDQRVVEIGIALSRSPKLLLLDEPTAGMGDEETQNMTALIRRLNKEQGITTLFVEHDMEIVFGIADRITVLDNGTMLAEGNAHEIANNPAVQAAYLGQAA; encoded by the coding sequence ATGAGCTTATTGGAGTTGCAATCCGTCTCGCGCCGCTTCGGTGCGCTGCAGGCGCTGAGCGATATTTCGCTCACGGTCGGTCAGGGCGAACTGCGCGCGGTCATCGGTCCCAACGGCGCCGGCAAGACCACGTTGTTCAATCTCATCAGCGGCTTTTTCCCGCCCAGCGGCGGCAGCATCCTGTTCGACGGCAAGCCCATCACCAAGGTCAATCCGGCGTCGCTGGTGCAGCAGGGCATCATCCGCACCTTCCAGATCACCGAGATCTTCCTCTCGCTCTCGGTGCTGGAGAACCTGCGCATTGCCGCCGAAGTCGCCATGGGCGTGAGCCACCGGCCGTGGATGACGCGCGCCCTGCGCACCCGCATCGACGAGCGCGTGCAGGAACTGATGCATACCGTCGGCATCGCCTCCAAGGCCGACCGCATCGCCGGCGAACTCTCGCATGGCGACCAGCGCGTGGTGGAGATCGGCATCGCCTTGTCGCGCAGCCCCAAGCTGCTGCTGCTGGATGAGCCCACCGCCGGCATGGGCGACGAGGAGACGCAGAACATGACCGCCCTGATCCGGCGCCTGAACAAGGAACAGGGCATCACCACCCTGTTCGTCGAGCACGATATGGAAATCGTCTTCGGCATCGCCGACCGCATCACCGTGCTCGACAACGGCACCATGCTGGCCGAGGGCAATGCCCACGAGATCGCCAACAACCCGGCGGTGCAGGCCGCCTACCTGGGGCAGGCGGCATGA
- a CDS encoding ABC transporter ATP-binding protein has translation MNKVLEVDAIHTYYGKSHILKGVSLHVGEGELVALLGRNGAGKSTTLRSIMGLTPPRQGHVRLFGQDVTGASPSRIATMGAGYVPEGRKIFGHLTVHENLLVARETKGQWTLDTVYKLFPRLHERRTSKGGRLSGGEQEMLAIARALLLNPKLLILDEPSQGLAPIIVQEVMRTVARMKSEGISVLLVEQNAFLALQLADRAYVLGEGEMLYDGDAAALAADTERMEQLAGVAHAG, from the coding sequence ATGAACAAGGTGCTGGAGGTGGACGCGATCCACACCTATTACGGCAAGAGCCACATCCTCAAAGGCGTGTCGCTGCATGTGGGCGAGGGCGAGCTCGTCGCCCTGCTCGGGCGCAACGGCGCCGGCAAGTCCACCACGCTGCGCTCCATCATGGGGTTGACGCCGCCGCGCCAGGGCCATGTCCGGCTGTTCGGCCAGGACGTGACCGGCGCTTCGCCGTCGCGCATTGCCACCATGGGCGCGGGTTACGTGCCCGAGGGACGCAAAATTTTCGGCCACCTCACGGTGCACGAGAATCTGCTGGTGGCGCGTGAAACCAAAGGGCAGTGGACCCTCGACACGGTCTACAAACTGTTCCCGCGCCTGCACGAGCGCCGTACCAGCAAGGGCGGACGGCTGTCCGGTGGCGAGCAGGAAATGCTGGCCATCGCCCGCGCCCTGCTGCTCAACCCCAAGCTGCTGATTCTCGACGAGCCTTCACAAGGCCTGGCGCCCATCATCGTGCAGGAAGTCATGCGCACCGTGGCGCGCATGAAAAGCGAGGGCATCTCGGTGCTGCTGGTCGAGCAGAACGCCTTCCTTGCGCTGCAACTGGCCGACCGCGCCTATGTCCTGGGCGAAGGCGAGATGCTTTATGACGGCGACGCTGCCGCGCTGGCCGCCGACACCGAGCGCATGGAGCAACTGGCTGGTGTGGCACACGCCGGCTGA
- a CDS encoding branched-chain amino acid ABC transporter permease, with the protein MNIVLIFNLFNGLITGAFYALLALGLALILGLNNTINFAQGAFMALAAYFAYTLAPYLGFWGALLLAPLLAGVLGLVVEVFLIRRLYKRDPLYSLLLTFGLAMIMQDMIRTIWGATGVPLLIPESLGHPLSQTYFFLTGYRLFVVGVALVGTAALFAVLRFTRLGIRIRAGNADLETVSALGVNIYLLRTANFVIGIIFAGVAGILAAGQLGLDPTMGDSLLMPAFVAIVVGGVGSLLGSLMGGLLIGVASGVTTAYFPSASEAVIYLIMGLMLVVRPRGLMGQEGLLE; encoded by the coding sequence TTGAATATCGTCCTCATCTTCAACCTGTTCAACGGGTTGATCACGGGTGCGTTCTACGCACTCCTGGCACTCGGCTTGGCCCTCATCCTGGGGCTGAACAACACCATCAACTTCGCCCAGGGCGCCTTCATGGCGCTGGCGGCGTATTTTGCTTACACCCTGGCGCCCTATCTTGGATTCTGGGGCGCGTTGCTGCTTGCGCCCTTGCTTGCCGGAGTGCTGGGTCTGGTGGTGGAAGTCTTCCTGATCCGCCGCCTGTACAAGCGCGATCCGTTGTACTCCCTGCTGCTGACCTTCGGCCTGGCGATGATCATGCAGGACATGATCCGTACCATCTGGGGCGCCACTGGCGTGCCGCTGCTCATTCCCGAATCGCTCGGCCACCCGCTCAGCCAGACCTACTTTTTCCTGACCGGCTACCGCCTTTTCGTCGTCGGCGTGGCGCTGGTGGGAACGGCGGCGCTGTTTGCCGTGCTGCGCTTCACCCGCCTGGGCATACGCATCCGGGCCGGGAACGCCGATCTGGAAACGGTGTCGGCGCTGGGTGTGAACATCTACTTGTTGCGCACCGCCAACTTTGTCATCGGCATCATCTTCGCCGGGGTTGCCGGCATTCTCGCTGCCGGCCAACTCGGGCTGGATCCGACCATGGGTGACAGCCTGCTGATGCCGGCCTTCGTCGCCATCGTCGTCGGCGGCGTCGGCTCGCTGCTCGGCTCGCTGATGGGCGGCTTGCTGATCGGCGTTGCCTCCGGCGTGACGACGGCCTATTTCCCGTCCGCCAGCGAGGCGGTGATCTACCTCATCATGGGCCTGATGCTCGTGGTGCGGCCGCGCGGCTTGATGGGCCAAGAGGGGTTGCTGGAATGA
- a CDS encoding branched-chain amino acid ABC transporter permease, protein MTSTLAAPAAPAAPSGPAVRRNVHLGTLLLAVLLLSAPAWLPYVGGYNDIASRVLIYALAAMGLNLLLGFTGGLSFGHAAYFGLGAYGVGLMLKYATHNVPLALLCGTLLGGLVATVLAPIAVRRKGIYFAMITIAIGQLFYFIAIRWQTVTGGYDGLTGFSRHAIPILPGVSWTLGSTGFYYLVLLCFGVGAAVLWIVLNSPLGHIFVAIRENQKRLTFLGVRVQRYAALSFAISGFIVALAGGLNALLDNFTSPNSLNYTLSGDLVVIAVLGGMRNFWGPFVGAAIFVLVRDYASNVTNNWMSVIGLIFILSVLFFPLGIMGFLQRKKVEK, encoded by the coding sequence ATGACTTCCACACTGGCGGCGCCAGCCGCGCCAGCCGCGCCATCGGGCCCAGCCGTTCGCCGCAATGTCCACCTTGGCACCTTGCTGCTCGCCGTGTTGCTGCTGAGCGCGCCAGCATGGCTGCCTTATGTCGGCGGCTACAACGACATCGCCTCGCGGGTGCTCATCTACGCCCTGGCGGCAATGGGCCTGAACCTGCTGCTCGGCTTCACCGGCGGCTTGTCGTTCGGCCATGCCGCCTACTTTGGTCTGGGTGCCTATGGCGTGGGCTTGATGCTCAAGTACGCCACGCACAACGTGCCGCTGGCGCTGCTGTGCGGGACCTTGCTCGGCGGCTTGGTGGCGACGGTGCTGGCCCCCATTGCGGTGCGGCGCAAGGGCATTTATTTCGCCATGATCACGATTGCCATCGGCCAGTTGTTCTACTTCATCGCCATCCGCTGGCAAACGGTGACGGGCGGGTACGACGGGCTCACCGGTTTTTCGCGCCACGCCATTCCCATCCTGCCCGGGGTGAGTTGGACACTGGGCTCGACCGGCTTCTACTACCTCGTGCTGCTGTGTTTCGGCGTGGGTGCGGCGGTGCTGTGGATCGTGCTGAACTCGCCGCTCGGCCATATCTTTGTCGCCATTCGCGAGAACCAGAAGCGCCTGACCTTCCTCGGTGTGCGGGTGCAGCGCTATGCCGCGCTGTCTTTCGCCATCTCGGGTTTCATCGTCGCCCTGGCCGGTGGGCTCAACGCCCTGCTCGACAACTTCACCTCGCCCAACAGCCTGAACTACACCTTGTCGGGCGATCTGGTGGTGATTGCCGTGCTCGGCGGCATGCGCAACTTCTGGGGGCCCTTCGTCGGCGCCGCCATTTTCGTGCTGGTGCGCGACTACGCCAGCAACGTGACGAACAACTGGATGTCGGTCATCGGCCTCATCTTCATTCTTTCGGTGCTGTTCTTCCCGCTCGGCATCATGGGTTTCCTGCAGCGCAAGAAGGTGGAGAAATGA